TGCTCTCAGCTGCAGCTACTCCCTAAAATGAGTGATATAAATTATACATTGAAGAGATGCCATAAAATGTCTTATGCATGGACTGCTCTGCTCCATTCCATGTACATGAGTGCATGGCTCTGCACCATTATCTGTACATGCCTTGTGCACATGCCTTGTGCACAGGCTGCTTGTTCTTGGATCACAAAGGTTTCAGCACCTAATGGTCTCCCAAATTTAGAGACGGGGTgtgtgaggtaataccttttactgCACTCACCACAGAGGGTTCCTCCtgctggtcactctggggatcgGCTCCTTCCAGGTGCTGGGcctcctactgttactcacaccttcttgtcaactgtttgacaTGAGCcgccctgattaccactacaaaagtgactTTTTGTCCTgttaatagcccactttaattgaattgtctctaCCACCCCCCACttgataaggcaactcccatcttctcATATACTGTTATatagatcttcctactgtattttccactccatgcatctgatgaagtggattatagcccacgaaagcttatgcccaagtatATGcctcgtttgtttgtttttgttcctcCTTTGGTGGTCTCTCCACCCATTGTTCTCTCTCTCCAGGAGCTCCAGCTCCCTCTGCGTGACCAGGCAATctgttctccactgcctgcccagtgccacttccccagtggctggtagggaacctgggcctgcttTGTACTCCAGGTTCCAGTTCAGGGACCCTAGCCAAGCTCTGCACTAATCTGTACCTTGCTGCTTATCACTGGAGCCTTGCCTTGCCTAcatcttcttttttcttttctttttttctccctctttctttctttctttctctgccaGCCCAAGCTCCCTCCTCCCGAGAGGTGACCACAGTctatgtccctgcagcctctttctgctctcagctcctctGCTTTATACAGGCCTCTCCTCTTCCCATCTGGCTGTGCCTCATTTAAtcaatccctgctccctggctgttcctccaggtgcagcctgggcagttaattggcccATTTAACCAATTTAACCCCTCCCAACCTtgtgcagggcagacaccccatcacgtggaccaacttctgctggtgcaaGGAACAAGCTTTCGGGCTACACAgatgctcttcttcaggtctggcaaAGGTTCTCAGGGAgtcacaaggtggaacagattgtttagaatAAGTAATTACCGTGCATTctgagggaccattcaaggtggagtggctcattaacacctctgcagatataaaacaaaacaaggggGCTAGTGGGTCACAGATTCTTATAattagccataaatccagtgtctaaGGCCAGGATtattagtgtctagcaaagttatgactttaagcttccaggcttgtcttttgaaggtgttgggcaggtttcctttgaggatgagtactgagaggtcagatatcaAGTGATTACTTTGTAACAAGTGTTCAACCATGAGTGATAGTgggttttttaataatttttctgagttcattcaagagtgttatgattgtctggtttcacccacgtagtagttgttggggcatttgatgcattGGCTGAGGTTACCCCAGATGTTGTATAGGCATGTGtgggatccatggatcttgaaaggtgtgttgtgttgATAATCATAGTGGTGGAGATACaactgcaggttttgcatctgtcctGGCAGAGTCTAGTGTCGCTTTGAGTGGTTGTGTCCTGATCTGTGgggaacttgcttctgatgaCGTTGGAgggtttgaaggccagaagagggggtttaggaaagatttctttcaggatgtggtccccccCAGAGTATGTGTTGTAACTGTTTAATGATACCGCccatgggttccagtgtggggtgataACTCAGGGTGTGCGGTTGGGGGTGTGTCTTGGGGTATTTGGGTTAGCAGCTCTTACCATAGTGACCCTAACAACTCTGTCTCTGGCTACTCATCCACTGCACTGGCCTCTCACAGGTCTCCTTCATGGTTTACATGGTTGACCCCGCTGCTGCGCTCTTGGGGCATTGAAAGGGCTCCAGTGAGGGTTTCCAACGAGTTTCCTTCTTGCAGTGGTATGTGGGAGAAGAAATGGCTCTACATAAGAGATGAATCAAGTTAAAACGTTCCTGGTCTGTCAGTGTCACAGGCCCTCTCCTATTGCTTGAGGTCTGATGCCTCCTAGTGGCCATTTTGTGTCCCTGACTGAAATTACTTCAAATCCCTCAGCTATTCACCTGTCTTTTATTCCTCTGAACGTGCGACTGTTGGTCTTGTGCCTGGGATGAAATGCTCTGAGCTATGACACACCCCTAGGCTGGGTGTGTCCCTTCCTGCCAGGCAAACATAACCTGGCAAACATCTCCATTGCCATAGGTCTGGCTGTGCTGGACGGGCCCGGGCAGCGGGTGTTCAGTCTGGTGAAGGGAAGGGAGTTTGTTCCCATCTTCATCTCAACCTGCCTCTCCTGGGAAGCCAAGTGCAGAGCAGGCACAGGGGAGAAGCAGCCCAGGCCCCAGGCTAGCAGGATTCTTCAGGGTAACAGACCtgccaaatcattttgaatttgatCTCTTATCTATTAATTATTGCCCCTCCACCCGGATAACTgtcccctccctctgcagctccctgcccaccccctgctctaacactGAGCTTGGGCCCAGCTCTGTGCTGGGTTTCATAGCATGAGCTCTTGAATAGGAACCCAAGAGAGTGAGGCCAGGGTCAGATaatgcccctctggggctggATTCCCAGTGTCCTCCTGGCTCCCTCAtgccctcccagcacctgcccGGGTTCGAGGTGTCTCAGAAGCCTGGGGTGCTGGGGCTCATCTCCCCGTGTTCTCCTCATGGCCAGGCAGCAGGTCCCACTCACACCACATGTTACTGTTTCATTCTCAGTGCCGAGACCTAAGTTTCAGTCAACTGATCTGGGGCCCCCTACTGTGCCCTGCTGCCCGGACGGCTGGGTCGGGTACCGAGGGAAATGCTACTATTTCTCTGAGACTGAAGGGAACTGGACCTACAGCCGGAGCAACTGCTCCTCCCTCGgcgcctccctggctgggatcgACAGTGAGCAGGACATGGTGAGCGACTCTCTAATTGCGATACACTGGCCTTGGCACAGCGCCAGCTGCAGTAGGACCTGGGGGTGAAGAGCAGCTCTGAACCCTCCCGTGCTGGGAGGACGGAGCGAATGAACCAGCAGCTGAATCCCAGCCCTGGCTAGACCCAGGGCTCCCCTACGGTCACACCCAAACGCTAGAGATCACCCACTCTCAGCTGCCCCCATCCTTCCGTAGGAGACAGCCTCTCTAGGGCTGGGCTGGCTCGGGCATCTCCTGGCCTGTTGGCTGCCTGGGGTGGGATGGAGaacacagccagtgctcctgcttTGGGGGTGGGAAAGGAGTGGCCAGCtgaggattggggtgtgggggggctcctTTCTCACTGGCTGAGGATGGAGAGCAGTGACTCAATctttccagaccactgtacccctttcaggaggctgatgtATTTTCTGTACCCccagtttcatctcacttaaaaactacgtGTTCACAAATACAGCCACAATTACTGACAAACTGCTGCCTTTCTCACttctaccatataattataaaattaattgGAACAGAAATATTGAAAATACTTGTCAGTGTacagtacatagagcagtataaacaagtcagtgtCTGTATTAAATGTTAGTTTgaactgacttcactagtgcttttcatgtagattgtaaaactaggcaaatctctagatgagttgatgtgcccctggaagacccctgcatacccccaggggtacatgtacctctgGTCGAGAACTACGGATGCAGAGGGTCTTCTCACACTTCCCCTTCTTGGCTGAGAATGGGGGTTTGGGGGCCTCCTCTCAGCATTGACCACTCCCTTTTCAGAttgacccctcccctcccttgaCTCCCTCCCTCCTCTTATCTTGCTGTGGTGAGCTGCGGCTGCTCTGTGAGAAGAGACGTCTCTGCAGAGAGCTCAGACCCagcagctgcccccaggccaggggAACTTGGGGTGCGGGTGACTGGGAGCACAGGGGCGGGACTGCTGTGTGCGGTGGGAGGGTTAATACTGCCTGGAGACCTTGTGCTTTGCACGAGAGAGGGGGAAATCCAGTGTCCTTCTGAAAATAAATTGAGCCCCTTCAATGTGTGACTGGGATTCTCTACAGCACAGAGCCGTGGTGGGAGGGGGCACCAGAGCTGGGACTGATCTATAATGTCCCTCGGCTTTCTTTAAGGCGTTCCTGCTGCGCTATAAGGGTGTCCATGACCACTGGATCGGCCTCCagaaggagcaggggcagccctggaaatGGACCAACGGCACCGAATTCAACCGCCTGTGAGTCTCTCATCCCTGTGTATTAATTCCCTGGGCTTGGGGTTTCTGGTGTCTGAGCTGTTTGAGTTCAGGTGGATCCACCATTCAGTGCTAGTGAAACAACCAGACACGACCTGGTCCATTCACGTCCTGCGTGTATCAGAGACCGATGGGAGCCAGTGTGTCCCGGAACTCTCGGCTCCTCCCCGCAGCGCGGTGCTGGGCCGGAGACAGAGCCTGCCATAGCCAGAGGTGCCCTTGCAGCGCGCTGGGATTTCAGCTGGGACACttgctgcccttccccagccctcttcAGCAAGGTCCCTGGGGTGTCTgacaccacccccacccctgggaaaaggagggagctggaggattgcagccagcAGGTTTGAGTGACTTGGTTGGTGAGGCCTCTGAATCTGCAACAAGGCACTGATGTTAAAATTTGCAATAAAATGGTCTGTTCAAAACAAATAGGGACCCAGGAGTTGATGCAGGTATGTATTCCCCAAACTGTCACAGGCCTCGGTTATTTAGGTGCCCAGTATAAATCTAGGAACCTAGCTCTATATGCCCAGAGAGCCATGCCCAAGGTCCAGGCACTATAGTCCATGTTTGGGGCCTcagatcctggagtcatgtgattgcaGTACAGTCACATAGACAAAAGTCTCTGTTCCTTGTGGTTGCTGGGAAATGTGACCCGAGTGTAACCAACATAGCAgcacctgcctgagtctgcagagagcctgagccaatagctcagaagggggaactgtcccATGCATCTCAATGGGATGTTAACTCTGAAACTTGCTGCCCTGAGGGGTTCCCCGAAGCCCATCCCAGTAGAGGACTCTTCGTGGAGAGTCCTTGCTGCTGCCGCCACCTCAAGGCTTGACTGAGATAATGTCAATGGGGGATCCCACCCAGAGTCCTCTGCTCAGGTGGGAAGGTGTTCCCTTCTCTGGGATGGACCCCAACCCACCTGGAGACAGactaggggaggggagacccCAGCCTGCCCAAAGAGTGGTGCTGGCCCCCCTTGCAGATGACTGTGGCGAATGTGACCCTGTCACTAGCTGGGATAGGAACGTGGAGAGCCCCATGTGGGGTTTGCCTTGATCCTGTCCTTCACCCAGGTCTGAAGTGCTGCCTCCAGCGCTAATGTGAGGCACTGCAAGAGCTGATGTCATCTCACAGCACTGCTGGGTTTGTGCTGCAGTCCCTGTGCTGCCGCCATTTCGCTCTAGCCTCCCCGGTGCAGTGTGTCCTGACGGATGGAAACTGTCCAGGGAGCCCCCATCTGGCTCTTCCACCTGGTGGTTACAGCTGCTCCCTGCCGTGCAGACGCCTCTGGAGTCtctgccccagggcagcctggctgggttgTGCTGGGGAGTCTGGACCTGCAGGGGCCCGTCCTAACCCAGGCTGGGCGGGAGTGAGCCAGGAGTGGGATCAAAATATCCACCCATCTTCATGGCGACCAGGCCAGCTTCTTAGACCCGCCTGTGCAGTTGGGAGAATCCTGAATAGAGTCAggccaatattttttttccagcaaataGTAACTTTCCCAAAAAGTGCATTTTGGGGGCAATGTAACTATTTGCGAATCCAGTAAATAATTTTGGCTGGGGGGAgaaaatgaagtttaaaaaaaaaacagtgaaatggtttgttttggccatttccaaactaaacattttgactttttgttttgaactgTTTTTGAAATTTagctatttctttaaaaaaaaaaaatgaaagttgaaaaacacccaaaattgaaatgaaaaactTGGTTTTgggttaaatgaaatgtttcgttTGATGcaacacaactttttttttcggttttattttgttttcaggtGTATTTTGAGCTGAAATGAAGAGTTTTCAtttcagtgggggggggagagggaaacaaaaatcagttttggtttgacccaaactATATTTCAGTTTGGCCCCTGAGCTGAACGATGAACGATTTGCTCCGCTCTGCTCCTGAGGGGCTGTGAGAGTAGCTGCTCCGCACTGAGGCCTGCACTGAGGAGAACGGCTCCCCTGGCTGTGACTAGTGTGAAATGCTCAGACTCTGCCTGACTGCAGCTTCCCGGCTTCTGTGTTGCAGGTTTCAGATAAGAGGAGGCGGTGACTGCGCGTATCTGAATGACGAGAAAGGGGTCAGCAGCTCACGGTGCTACATGGGAAGACGGTGGATCTGTAGCAAACCTGAGATGTATGTGATGGGAAAAGGAACTGCACTGGAAAGGAGCTCAAAGTAAGCTTCCTAGAAATAAcaaggagttcggtggcaccttaaagactaacagatttatttggacataagctttcatgagtaaaaaaCCCTACTTATTGAGATGCACAGAAATGACACGGATACAACTCTCACCTACTTACTTGAATGAGCCATGTCCCCATTCATCAGCCTGGCCAAGCTGTGTAGTTTAAACTATGGATTCTTTGTAtgtgccttctgctttttgaaccTTTAAACTCAGGGACACATTGTCAAGCTTTTCTGTGCAGCTGAGAGGGTCAGATCTTATGAGAAGGAGTCTCAGCCAcatgctggggaaggaagggaagggaagaccttgttgaatcaaggaagattttgttaccacccttacacatcaagctgggtctgatgaagaactttgtcaaggccattgacaaaacacaagcagctttcaagtgcctccatggaaaatttccaaggttaggtgaagctaagataaaggaaggtgtctttgttggtcctcagatttgtgaacttcttcgagatgatgcatttgaccatgcactgcgtggcaaggaaaagacggcatggaaagccttccagttggtggcaatacattttctcggaaacaacaaggcagacaactacaggttgttggtggaaaacctcctcaaggcatacaaaagccttggttgcaacatgtcactaaagatacatttttttgcactctcatctagattttttttccaccaaactgcggagcagtgagcgacgagcacggcgagcgatttcaccaggacactgcaacaatggagaaacgttACCAGGgtaaatggagcccatcaatgcttgcagactattgctggacagtgacaagagatgctccatttaatgaatactcggtgcttcttggcttgtctcttgtagacactgaataggactaaactatgtacataatagttttttgccttttgttttataatttttatttatataacccttttgttgatttttaaactgttacataaacaggacaggtgacatattatcatgtaaagcaaccataaacacatgaaaagacctaggtttacaatttatgattaaaactctatctacacaatatacatagacataaaatgtaaaaacttaaataccttagaaacagtagccaatcagttgttttaattgtcatatttgaattcagcacatcaaaatacataataaatagcccATTtcatctctgaagcagacgacttctcaaattgtagaccagtgttgtTTGCAGCCACGAGAGCCTCCAAAGTGCCCCGACAATCGCTGAGATAAGCAGCTATTGGCAGTCATCATTGGCAAGATCCCTGTGTGGTGTTTGGGTAGGTTGCAATTGTTCATAGCAGGAGGTGAAAGAGTTAAAAATGCAAATGAGGATCAAAGTATTTCAGATAATCCAATGCCAGAAAATGACCCTGAATGTGATGGACTGTCCTAGAGGAGCCACTTGCTTCTAATAAAAGCaaaatgtgtgtggggaggagaacacttcagcaCTGGGGGAAAGGCAGTTTCTTGTGCTTTTGAAGCCGTCCGATTCCGTTTCTGAGCAAGTTGCAGTGTGCGCTGTTTGTAAGAGAAATTCATCACATTGAAATGTATGTAGTGCAATGTCCCTGTAGAATTTTATGAACAAAATTACCACGGTGACTTTCAAAGGCCCAAGCTGTTAATGATGCAAAAACCAAGCTCAAAAGACAACAGCAACAGCTCATATTTTGTTGTTGCTATTATTATTACTGGGTTGGATTAATTTTTTTGTCTGTGAAAGAAATTTTGGACATTGGCAGATACGTTCTTTGATTATTAGTTGGACTTCTCTTACATAAATATCTTTTAATTTAGTTCAGAATGGTACAAACCATCCACCTAtttaccaaaaaagcaaaagaagaaCAGAAAAGACCAGAATGTGCAAAGCACTTTTTTGTGTTTAGGCCCAGTAAAGAATAGACACAACTCTCCCTTATATTTATTATTGAATctgcaaaaaaccctacataaacaTGCACATGTGATTTATTTATGTTTGTCCTATGGTTAATTATTGTCAGCTGCATTCTGAGGTTGCCaaaattttgtgagatccctggCTCCAGAAAGTGTTATGGTTTTGTTTTCTATCTAACTAGGGTGGCCAAACAGcaagtggggggtaataggagcctatataagaaaaagacccaaaagttgggactttccctataaaatcaggacatctggtcacccgataTGTAACCATTAATTTCCAGTATTTATTCACTCTCACATCTCTATTCTCTGATAAACTCATAAATCTACATATACAGAAAACAAGACTATCTAAGTGCTGTGTTTTAAATAAAGTGGTTGCCCTGAATTGAATCTGACAAGCTGCTGTGAACTGCGCCTGTGGGAATAGGGAGTCAGTTCTGTGCGTGCTCAGTGGAACGGGCGGAGCGCTCCAGAGGGACACTCAGaggctttgggggggagggggggtgcctgTCGCTAACCTGTACAGAGAGCGAGgcctgcagggggctggaaggtcAGGCTTGCGCTGCCAGGGGgaggtggtgtcagagagctGACCCATGGCAGGTATGGACAAGGCTCCCCCAAAGGTGCCCCATATGCCTGCTATGAATCACTCAAACAGGCACCAGaaccctgctcctcccacccctgtgcccccagGTACAACCCGCACCAGGCATCCTACCGGGGCGAGGAGAACAAGCGCCCTCCTGCCCTTCTGTTCCATTCCTGCTGCTTGCGCCGAGCTAGGCTCCTGCAAGGGGTTTTCAGTGTTTGCTACTTTAAGTGGGTTTGGCGTGTgagtggatggggggaggggaaaagggagtCAGTTGTATCCCGCGGGCAGGCGTAGGAAAGCATCATCCTCCGTAGTCGCatgaaagtagggtgaccagatgtcctgattttatagggacagtcctggtttttggatctttttcttatataggctcctattacccccgatttatgtccatttatccttttccatagagactgtccagtttggccttTATCcaacagaaaaggataaatggacataaatcagatattaggaatggcaagcagggccggctccagaccccagcgtgccaagcgcgtgcttggggcggcattttggtggcagggCGGCAGGTGGATCCGGCGgcccttccgcaggcatgactgtggagggttcgctggtcccgcggctcgggtggacctcccgcaggcatgccagcggatgctccaccagagccgcgggaccagcggaacctccgcaggcacatctgcaagaggtgccccggagccgcgggaccggtgaccgccagagcgccccctgcggcgtgctgccctgcttggggcggcgggattcctagagccgcccctgctggcaatatacaaaaacctgtaggagaacacttcaacctccctggccacacaatagcagatttaaggtggccatcctacagcaaaaaaacttcaggaccagacttcaaagagaaactgctgagctccagttcatctgcaaatttgacaccatcagctcaggattaaacagactgtgaatggcttgccaactacaaaagcagtttctcctcccttggttttcacacctcagctgctagaagagggcctcatcctccctgactgaactaacctcattatatgtagcctgcttcttgcttgcttatatatacctgcccctggaaatttccactacatgcatccgacgaagtgggtattcacccacgaaagctcatgctgcaaaacgtctgttagtctataaggtgccacaagactctctgctgcttttacagatccagactaacacggctaccccctgatccATTTCACAAATAGCCACCATTTTAGCTGCCCTTCcatcatagggttgccaaccctccaggattgtcctggagtctccaggaattaaaaatgaatttttaattaGAGAGTCACGTGATGAACCCTCCAGGagtacatccaaccaaaattggcaaccctagtccacCAGCAGACACTCCCCTACCCTCTTGGCCTCTGGCAGAGGAGCAGAACCATGGACAAAGAGGCATCAGAGCTAGTAACTTAAACCACAGGCAGTTCCCTTCAGTTAACACAGTGGGCAGGCAAAGTATTTAGCATGGCATGAAATCCATAGAGCCTGTGTGCTAGGTGTGACATCCATTGCCAGTGTATTAGTCAAGAGGGTGGGCATGGCTCGTTAAATAGAAAGGCCTgagctgagattttaaaaaacaacctaGGAGATTTAGATACAAAATTATCTGTATTGCAGCAGTGCCTAGATGTCCCAACTGAGATAACAGCTGTGTTGTGCACTCATCTtgcattaattttaatggaagtTGTGTCCAGATCGAAAAGCTGTAAAGAAGCCGGAGGTGTTTAAAAAATATGGACTGTGAGGTtaggtgtgtgggtttttttaagtgggaAGGACATCTAGTGTACctgtttgtctgtcttgtttattatGGCAAAGACATCCCTACTGAACCCTCTTTTCCCCACAGCACTGCCCCTTTTTGGGGGAGGGACTCACCCCATTCCCAAGGGAAAT
The sequence above is a segment of the Mauremys mutica isolate MM-2020 ecotype Southern chromosome 12, ASM2049712v1, whole genome shotgun sequence genome. Coding sequences within it:
- the LOC123345658 gene encoding C-type lectin domain family 2 member D-like produces the protein MPLWGWIPSVLLAPSCPPSTCPGSRCLRSLGCWGSSPRVLLMARQQVPLTPHVTVSFSVPRPKFQSTDLGPPTVPCCPDGWVGYRGKCYYFSETEGNWTYSRSNCSSLGASLAGIDSEQDMAFLLRYKGVHDHWIGLQKEQGQPWKWTNGTEFNRLFQIRGGGDCAYLNDEKGVSSSRCYMGRRWICSKPEMYVMGKGTALERSSK